One window of Streptomyces sp. FIT100 genomic DNA carries:
- a CDS encoding adenosine deaminase yields the protein MTSQTTHVPSRGAAPGPEGPTADQIRRAPKVLLHDHLDGGLRPGTIIDLARESGYEALPEAEPDKLGIWFHEAADSGSLERYLETFAHTCAVMQTREALKRVAVECAEDLAEDGVVYAEVRYAPEQHLEAGLTLEEVVEAVNEGFREGERRARAGGHRIRVGALLTAMRHAARALEIAELANNYRDSGVVGFDIAGAEAGYPPTRHLDAFEYLKRENNHFTIHAGEAFGLPSIWQALQWCGADRLGHGVRIIDDIEVAADGSVKLGRLAAYVRDKRVPLELCPTSNLQTGAAASYEEHPIGLLRQLHFRATVNTDNRLMSNTSMSREFELLTETFGYTLDDMQWFTVNAMKSAFIPFDERLAMINDVIKPGYAELKSEWLFRQTAATSASSRGEG from the coding sequence ATGACGAGCCAGACCACCCATGTCCCATCCCGGGGCGCCGCCCCCGGGCCCGAGGGGCCCACCGCGGACCAGATCCGCCGTGCCCCGAAGGTGCTCCTCCACGACCACCTCGACGGCGGGCTGCGCCCCGGCACGATCATCGATCTCGCCCGGGAGTCCGGCTATGAAGCCCTTCCCGAGGCGGAGCCCGACAAACTCGGCATCTGGTTCCACGAGGCCGCCGACTCGGGCTCGTTGGAGCGGTACCTGGAAACGTTCGCGCACACCTGCGCCGTCATGCAGACCCGCGAGGCCCTCAAGCGCGTCGCCGTCGAGTGCGCCGAGGACCTCGCCGAGGACGGCGTCGTCTACGCGGAGGTGCGGTACGCCCCCGAGCAGCACCTCGAAGCGGGCCTGACCCTCGAAGAGGTCGTCGAGGCCGTCAACGAGGGCTTCCGGGAAGGCGAGCGGCGCGCCCGCGCGGGCGGCCACCGGATCAGGGTCGGGGCGCTCCTCACGGCCATGCGGCACGCCGCCCGCGCCCTGGAGATCGCCGAACTGGCCAACAACTACCGCGACTCGGGCGTCGTCGGCTTCGACATCGCGGGCGCCGAGGCGGGTTACCCGCCCACCCGCCACCTGGACGCGTTCGAGTACCTCAAGCGCGAGAACAACCACTTCACCATCCACGCGGGCGAGGCGTTCGGGCTGCCGTCGATCTGGCAGGCCCTCCAGTGGTGCGGCGCCGACCGCCTGGGCCACGGGGTCCGCATCATCGACGACATCGAGGTCGCCGCCGACGGCTCGGTGAAGCTCGGCCGGCTCGCCGCGTACGTGCGCGACAAGCGCGTCCCGCTGGAGCTGTGCCCGACGTCGAACCTGCAGACCGGCGCGGCCGCCTCGTACGAGGAGCACCCCATCGGACTGCTGCGGCAGCTGCACTTCCGGGCCACCGTCAACACGGACAACCGGCTGATGAGCAACACCAGCATGAGCCGTGAATTCGAGCTGCTGACCGAGACTTTCGGCTACACGCTCGACGACATGCAGTGGTTCACCGTCAATGCCATGAAGTCCGCGTTCATTCCTTTCGACGAACGCCTCGCGATGATCAACGACGTGATCAAGCCCGGCTACGCGGAGCTGAAATCCGAATGGCTGTTCCGGCAGACCGCCGCGACCAGCGCATCCTCACGCGGCGAGGGCTGA
- a CDS encoding VanZ family protein: MQRQGSGGSAAIRFRVAGGVLVLAHLALVGWLTLRPLDVMWVTAANLEPLAGIKADLALGPVQAARRIGEGLLLLAPLGILLPMAGGRLVVSPLASLARTVAAGALLSLGIELLQTGVPGRVVDVDSLLLNTAGVALAHLAVVPAGRARLRRRRARRSADAGSGKRPGGLRRGGAAQGPRGSRTAGGAQTAKGSQGPTPTIPRVGIAP, encoded by the coding sequence GTGCAGCGTCAAGGTTCGGGCGGCAGTGCCGCCATCCGCTTCCGCGTGGCGGGGGGCGTCCTCGTCCTCGCGCATCTGGCACTCGTGGGATGGCTGACGCTCCGCCCCCTCGACGTGATGTGGGTGACGGCGGCGAATCTGGAGCCACTCGCGGGTATCAAGGCGGACCTCGCCCTCGGCCCGGTGCAGGCAGCCCGCCGGATCGGCGAGGGACTGCTCCTGCTCGCCCCGCTCGGGATACTGCTGCCCATGGCGGGCGGGCGGCTCGTCGTCTCCCCCCTGGCCTCGCTGGCCCGTACGGTCGCGGCGGGAGCGCTGCTGTCGCTCGGCATCGAGCTGCTCCAGACCGGGGTGCCCGGGCGGGTCGTGGACGTGGACTCGCTGCTGCTGAACACGGCGGGCGTGGCGCTGGCCCATCTCGCGGTCGTCCCGGCGGGCCGGGCCCGGCTGCGGCGCAGGCGGGCCCGGCGGTCGGCGGACGCCGGTTCGGGGAAGCGGCCGGGGGGCCTGCGGCGGGGCGGCGCGGCGCAGGGGCCCAGGGGGTCCCGGACGGCCGGAGGCGCTCAGACGGCCAAGGGTTCTCAGGGGCCGACCCCGACGATTCCCAGGGTCGGGATCGCCCCGTAG
- a CDS encoding PspC domain-containing protein, whose protein sequence is MAALARPRDGRMIGGVCAALARRFGTSATTMRVIFLVSCLLPGPQFLLYLALWLLLPAEKSASTAW, encoded by the coding sequence ATGGCCGCACTTGCCCGCCCCCGTGACGGACGCATGATCGGCGGAGTGTGCGCAGCGCTGGCACGGCGCTTCGGCACCTCCGCGACCACGATGCGCGTGATCTTCCTGGTCTCGTGCCTGCTGCCGGGGCCGCAGTTCCTGCTGTACCTGGCGCTGTGGCTGCTGCTGCCGGCCGAGAAGTCCGCGTCGACGGCCTGGTGA